Genomic window (Cyprinus carpio isolate SPL01 chromosome B7, ASM1834038v1, whole genome shotgun sequence):
gagatcggtctataattaaatagttctttggggtcaagttgtggttttttgatgagaggcttaataacagccagtttgaaggttttggggacataccctaataacaatgaggaattaataatagtcagaagaggatctatgacttctggaagcacctcttttaggagcttagatggaatagggtctaacatacatgttgttggtttagatgatttaacaagtttatacagttcttcctctcctatagtagagaatgagtggaactgttcctcaggggatctatagtgcactgtctgatgtgatactgtacctgatggctgcatggttacaattttatctctaatagtatcgactttagaagtaaagtagttcataaagtcattactgctgtgaagttgaaaaatgtcaacacttgttgatgttttatttttcgttaatttagccactgtattgaataaatacctggggttatgtttgttttcttctaaaagagacgaaaagtaatcagatttagccgtttttaatgcttttctgtaagataggttactttccctccaagcaatacgaaatacttctagttttattttcctccagctgtgctccattttccgggctgctctctttagggtgcgagtgtgctcattacaccacggtgtcagactgttttccttaaccttccttaagtgtaaaggagcaactgtattaaaaaaagctagaaaagagagagtccatagtttctgttacatcaagttgttctgaggttttggatatgctaaggaattggaacacatcaggaagattacttacaaaggagtcttttgtggtagaagtgatggttctaccatacttgtaacaagaagtggaatttacagttttagctatatgaagtttgcacaaaactaaataatgatctgagatatcatcgcttggctgcataatttcaacaccatcaacatcaattccatgtgacagtattaaatctagagtatgatttctacaatgagtaggtcctgagacgtgttgtctaaccccaatagagttcagaatgtctataaatgctgatcccaatacatctttttcattatcaacatggatattaaaatcaccaacaattaaaactttatctgcagccagcactaactcggatgtaaaatcagcaaactctttaataaagtctgtatggtgccctggtggcctgtatacagtagccagtacaaacatcacagattGAGAAAAACACTATACGATAACCAGACTTAAAACCACTATACGATCAACAGAAGTCTGAAAATGTCTATGCATGAATACTGCTGGTCTGCTGTTTCTTGGTTTTCTTATGTTGCAGGTATGTGTGCATGAGATGTCATCTCCTTAAGCAGCAGCCTGGTGTTAAGCATCACCTCAGACATCCATAAACAAGCTTCATGACGACCAAGAATTATCTGAGTGAATCTACATGGGAAATGAACTAcagaaaacagactaaacagCTATTCAGGCGCCATGGACTTCAAGACTTCCACTCTTATGCTTCATGGTTTTCTGTGTCATCAAGTAATTTGTATGACATGTTACCATCCATGTCATTTGTGTCAACAGTTATGGTTCTAAAAATAACTGTTACACCTAAGTAAATCTAGGACAAGACATAGAATAAGTTATGTGCCTGTAACCTTTTCAAGTTACATGACTGCAAGATGGGGCTTATGTTAACAAACATAGGCCACAGAATGGACTTATGaaggtttaaatttgtattatgtgaGAGTTATTAGAACTCTCAACGGGAggactgtgggattacaaattcataaaatgttaaatctaggttccaatgtaatagtatgtacattgtgtttttatattttgaggttaagatgatgacattctgagatgatcaagtcaagcagcccaggtttctgagacaCTGACCTATTGTTTGCTCTTCCTGACCataaactcaaggcacagctgtgcctttgtttctatgataatgtgaaaGTGTGGgtgatactgtcaggcacctctgtatttaaatgacactgttatgctgatgagattgtaagggaaacagatcaatttagctcaaagggaatcatttaagattttaaagggaatttgaacagaatcactgtttcacggctgatcactgaaacggccagcgattcactgaacgagccgtataacattaaatctgcgctggatattaatatccaaagtatagtgaaaacactattcattaccacagtaacaagatcggcagtttaagacattaacttgtaagcacaaaacacaagatacttctcttttcaatataaataaggctttattagataaatctaagacatataaactaatctaacacataagcacatgcactcacacattcacacaagttgcaggaggatagagagttaggaaaggatgagtttaagagaatgaaaatgtgaaatcccaagtttacagcaatacgtgaaattgcatagacatgaacaaccatcaatcacttaattaatcctcgcattgagttcatcaattaggttaaaattatataagataacaccagtacagatgtgagtctggaggttacttgcgttgcctgtgtaacggggttccctttgttgtcactgaaaagggggtttcccgaagttgctgattggctggaagttcagtagtcgttgaagtgacgtcttgggaagcccgtggttgggcgttggctgacgatgcagagttgtgggctggttgaagtttagACGGGCACtcaaggtcagactcggagacacggcgttacaaaacttaactcagaacacgaaactctcaaacggaaaagaaaagaaactaaagtaaaagaatagaagtaaagtctgacgagactaggtggtgtttcttctcatcgtggctaagcagcagcaagcgtgcaggccgaagcacgccggaaccgcgctcaaagaatgctaaaagtgaagacaaagcatgactaaaagctaaagctaaaaagcaaaggctaaaaagcaaaggctaaaagcaggctaaaagccggcatgactgatagcaaaaactaaaagctaaaagctaaaagcaaaatttgatggtgtcttgagtatttaaactggcattttggctacacctcaaatgttgtcttgaccaattagatattgtcttttctcggggtgttgcattgtttgtcccacccattcataaatcatatgttatcttatcaagcacgtggtccgaattttcccgctcttgcagggtataatttggacatgattcctataacaagaatatgatacatttgacaaataactgatggtcagaaacgtttcaagcaagaagattcgaacacacacatactaaacatgaatatgatcccttaagctattcaagagttatttaaaaagacatacacaataagtgattagaaacattaaagtcaaatgtgtgggttacataaatgatatggagttaagcaatggactgatatccatttagaagtcttttttgagttcattctggtgcatatatgcattggaaggcattctctgtgccattctggggagtaaggatatgtcctttgaagaccagaggggttaacaggtctccttaggaatttcagtctggttctgctaggtggggggacgtcaatccaaagatcttgtttactctcatggctttacatgtgagggtcagactgtccatctcttctattacttgccccaaattagacaatctcttcttcaaattgaaatagtcaataattgttctaatggtgttaatgttgaaagctgttctctgaaagagttggttggttatcagactgtggtgctaggagttgatttacagcctCCTGTTGCCTTTCAGAGGAatttggcttctcttgtttcaaccatgctcatgatcgaatctttaatttgtctggttcaggcctcatacgctacaagATCAAAGCTGGGAGTTTTCCAGTGTCGGGCTGATACCTGTATtgcatttgcttgctttgtttaaattgtctccacctctatgtatccctcccccttaaaatgtatataaactccaaagtatcactcctttggttagacttttgatgactgtagcgcTAAGCAGAgcattctcaataaagaattctgctgaagattacccaagagtctcctggtcttcacttctgagtttccaacaataGGTTTCCTGTCAGCAGtgttgttttccaattaaaagagttgacgacattaactcttttcacaagatacaaggaccctgtgtatcaagaagcatctcatgatcacaaTGTATGAAAACTCCTGTGgccccacaggaatcattaataattaatggacctcaacacaaaggatccataCAGGATCCATCCCATGATTCTGCTTCCTGCTTGCTTGTGAATTTTTCTACAAACtgaaattttcaataaataatctcaaaaggacaaccattgagaaatctgaaggtttaactatattaacaaataatatgttttatgtcttatatatgtttgatgtgttcaaatgtaatcggtgcaactttaaccaaggttttattggttttagcagatagtgctattaaatgtgtgtaagatatggaaagtttagtgttgaaagAAAGCTCACATTATTTGCTTAAACGTGGAGCgaatgaaatgtccaaattctgtattgtgtgcatattatgacactttataaggtaTCAACCAAAGTTCCATGATGGAGTTCATCTCACATGAAAATGTCGCATGATGTTAATCAGTGTACGAAGAGAAACAGTACGGGGCGTGTCTAAGCTCTGCAACAGCATCTCattcagtagcccctcactgcagaacacaagatccagagGGCGGAGTTGGATCCAGGTCCAGGGGCGGAGTTGGATCTACGTACAGGGGGCGGAGTTGGATCCAGGTCCAGGGGGCGGAGTTAGATCTACGTACAGGGGGCGGAGTTGGATCTCGTCTCACTGAATTTTGATTGGACATGTGACAGATTCATACTTTTTCGCGTCTTACTATTGTTTCCGCATCGAGTAGTGAATAAAGTTATTCTTGTGACGGAAAAACAAACTTgctaaaacaagttttttttttaaataacgctTTAAATGTTTAGTTACAAAGACTAGTTTGTGCAATGTGGATATGTGTGCACATAATTATGGACAATaaccaaatattttaatttggagaaaagtttttattaatttcaaaacataACTACCTAAATAAAATCTTACGTTTCACAATTCCTGAAATGCCCGTAGTTTCTTGTTACAAGTAAGAATAAAAACAAGTGTGTTTTTTGATTGGCTAACTCTTTACCCCTCTCAGTGTCCACTTTGACTTCAAATTAATAAGTAGCCACATTTGCTTTTATTGGAGTGGTATTAAATCAACTGTCTACTACATTTTCTAATCAAGTAGAAAATACGTGTGCTTTCATCCACTGATCATGAACATTAATAGAAAACTGCATGTGACTAAAATATAGTCAAAATCCCATGTTTTAAAAGATGAAGTGCTATGCCGGCTATTTTCAGTAAGCCCATATTAGTTGATTAGATGGCAATGTGGagctaaaaagctaaatgttcgccctatctctctctcttcactgttCCCACATCTCAGGACTCAAATACATAAAGTATTACCTGTTTAGACAGTTTTTGAAGTAAAGAATATAGGAAATACTGTGCACAACTTATTGAAACAAccagttctttatttaccctcGTAAGTTTACAAGTATCCTTATAAGATCCACTTTCATTGGATCCATGCACATATCATACGTGACCCATTTCAACCTCAAAAAAGTGAGTTGGCACTGAAAGGTGAGGAGTTTGCATCTATGGCACTACATGCACACAACACTCAAAGAAGGCCAGCACAGATTTGGCAGAACTCGCTGCAGAAGCCTGGGTGGGTGTCTTCACTAATAATCTTTATGAGTTCCCCTCTTATCTCTTACCTACATATCCTACAGTACAAAgaaattgtacatatttttgtaatgttttaattaatcattgAAAGCAAAAAACCAAAATTCAACAACTAAAACtgcaaaacacaaatacaattttTGAATGTGTCTCCACACTGCATACAAGTTTCCAGTCTGTACATTTTGTAGAACTCCGCCTTGTAGTATGAGGAGAAAGCACTCCAATTTGTGACACCTGTAGACATGTAAAAGTACACACATTCAAAAATCTACAAAACTGGAATTCATAAACCGGCTGTTCAAGCAAATAACATAAGAATTTCTTAAGATAAAAATACGTAAAGTTATGCAAAAACTACTAGAGAACACACTGTCAAGCCAAAGAAAATGGACTCGTCTTCTGAAGGCTTCCCTCGTCACAAGGTCTCTGAAGCGAGTGCACACAAGTGCCAGTGTCAGAATTGCCTCGTCACCCTCCTGGAGAACAACATGGATAAAAATGTCCTCCAGAACAGATGCTGGCAACTGTAAGCAAACAAAAAGGAGAAATATGAAGATATTGGCCCCAGTGCCCAGTTTTGAATTTATCTGTCTTTGTTCTGGGAATCCATATTtgtagtgtaaaaaaaagaaaaatgggttAATGGCCTGTCTGTTCTCATTGTGAAGTGGACAAAGTAAAAAGAATACAAAGACCAGTATGCTGAgagcagtgttgggtgtaactagttactgtaatttaataacaaatactTCATATGTAATTGAACTTAACACTGTGTATAGACTGTAGAACATTTATACACAATGAAATTGTGGATTTAACATCAGCATTTAAAGTCTAACCTTAAAATGCTTGCTTTTTATGCACCCATCTCACTTTAAATTCTTTCCAATTCTCACAATAAACTAATTGAGTATTAGCATGAACATTGCTGGGATATTgcctgtttattattacttaaaaagcacatattaatgtcttattcttcAAGACCTTACTCTAAATACTTAATCCTAACCAattcttaaacttaacaactaagtATTactaagcagtaattaggagtacATTGGGgcaaaatagcaaaaaattaaaaattgacaataatacaaaaatctaaaataataacataataatttaatttaaataattaaaagaaaaaaaagaaacatttcatgtctatccttgtatCATTAACTTGTCCAGGTTGATataggatttagaaagtaattagtaataagaaatttaatactttttggagaaagtaatttgtacagtaatctaCACTGATGCAATTAGAAACtagtaatgaattattatttttttaagagtaacTTACATAACACTGGCTGAGAgttaaaatttctaaaatgtaCAATTGGTAGTGACTGAGACATTATACCGCAATAATCCCATGTTCCTTGAGACAACCGTTCATGAAGCTCATTTGGTCTTCCTTGAGGCTTGAGGCTTCCCTATAACACAGTTAATGGTgtcagaaataaaacaaagagaGTTAAAACTTTGGAAAGACAGCATTGTTTTGCAAATCTGTTTCTCACCTTTCATGGCTCATGCACTTTAACACTAAGTTCAGCCAGCACTCACGAATGTAAGGCATGTCGATCTatggaaagaacaaaaaaaacaaaaacatcaaaaactgaGGCAGACTGAAAGAGCcatcaactaattttttttataaattcaaggCTCTCACCTGGGTGAAATCAAAAGGCCACTCAAAAGTAATGTATAGTGCATACTGTAACATAAGACATTGATTTTAAGATACTTATCCCTTAAATACTCTTCATATACCTATTGCCTTTGAAATGCCACTAATGGAATCCCCAAAGTCAGCTAAGGTTAACTTTCATCTTCATTTGTAACATACCATTAGCATGAACACTCCACAGTCCAAGCTGTCTCTCTGTGATGGAATATCCtggcaaaaatacaaaatttactaTATAAATTTTGTATTGATTGCAGTTATCAGAAAGCAGTGTTGAAAGCTGAGTGCTATGTACCTTGTTTTTAATAAGATGCCAGTTTCCAGCAACCAATTTTGTTGCGATCATGCTTCAAAAGAGAACAGAGacacagttaaaaacatttttaaatgtacaatccACCTCTATAGGTCTGATTCTGAGAACCTGCTAATTGGGTTTCAGTAGCAAGTTTGACACGTGTTGTCTACTGTCATGGAGGGAAAGCATACACATGAaggcaaacaataaaaaagaaaaagaaaagaaaaagctcaGAGATGGTCTTCACTTCCACATACATCCTGATTCAACTTTTACATGCCATTCTTACATTGGTTGACTAGCCCTAAACCCAATCTTTATATAACCTGCCTAGTGCTAACTACTGAATTTCAACAGATTTGGGCGTAGGAGGAATATTAAATTGGAATGTGAGAATGGCCACATTTGTAAATAAACCAGTCTCAGTCTTTATGACAGAGATAGTGTTGGATCTTTTAAGCAAGGACCATCACATCATTACCCTCACCCTAACattaaaaagtacagtaaacaGCAGTTAATACCTCCAAAAACTTCGCACAGAACAGGGGACAAAGAACAGTCCCAAACCTCGCACAGAACAGGGGACAAAGAACAGTCCCTGAATATTAGAAGAAAACCTGAAAATGGACACATAATACGCCTGCCCAAAACCACAAGGGTCGGATGAATCAAGAATGTAAATCCTTTTAAGATTGGGCTTCATGACCTGTGAATATATGCAAATCAATCAAATGTTCACCGACCAATGCATTGCTCTTGTATATTCCACGTTGGAATATTCATCCCTCAGagcggacaaaaaaaaaaaaaaacctgcaccaTATCTATTTTCAACAcctatttaaaatgctaaaagatGAAACAACTGACAGTCAAAACCTACACACAAGTGCCAATGTCCTGGTGTCCATATTGTAAATAGGATGCAGCCTTTAAATGCTGCATCTGCCTGTTGGTGAGCAAATTACACAGATCAAAGTTAATAGTGCAACAACAGTGTGCATTACAAACATCTCTGTTCCTCAAAATTCAATCATATGAATTAAAAACCACTTACTGGTAGTGATTCAAAAGGGTCTACGCAATGAGGTGGACTCCAACATGCCAATACATAGGAATCCATAGCAAGGACATCTAATCCCTAATATTAGATGGAAATTATTAACTATAGCTATATCAAAACCATGACTTTCAGAACAACCTATGCATTCACATAAGGttttacatgtaaacaaaaacataatataccCTCTGTCCAGCTAGGAGGCATATCAGTGAAAGACAGCAGTTTACAACCTAGCAAAAGAACAAcataaatacagttaaacaaaTCTTAAACAGTAATGGCACCATTTAAATGACACACATTTGGTTCCCAGGCCAACACAGTCTGCTCTTCTTAAGACTGTTGTGCCGACAGAACCGATGACTTCATCCTGTGGCTTTGTGCAATCTAACACATAGTCAAgctggaaaataaaaatgcatatcagCACTCTCCACAACTTCCCCAACCCCACAATTGATAGTAATGTTGTGGAGCACGGAGAAGTGTTGTGAAATCATGACAATCAACATCGAATACTATCAAAAGGCCATTTACCAAAGTCTTCGGGCATCCCCGGCGCCGGAAGTCTTGGATTTCCCTTTCCGCACAAATCAGCCTAGTGACGGATGATGGTGTCCAATCTGAAGCCGTCGCTGCTGGTGGTGTCCAATCTGAAGCCGTCGCTGCTGGTGGTGTCCCATCTGAAGCCGTCGCTGCTGGTGGTGTCCCATCTGAAGCCGTCGCTGCTGATGGTGTCCCATCTGAAGCCGTCGCTGCTGATGGTGTCCCATCTGAAGCCGTCGCTGCTGATGGTGTCCCATCTGAAGCCGTCGCTGCtgtaatatgaaaatgtaatataaccAACATGTCATGACAggcataaaatatgtataaagaaATTGTAGTTGAAAATGAACTGAGTTACCCATTATTATTCTGCCATTTTCATCTAAATGCAACTGGGCATTCTGTGGTACAATCTCTCTGATGCCATCTTCCATCTTCTTATTTCGTTTTGTGTTATAATGCTGTAGTATATTTCGCATCAAGAAAATGTGTCCAGATGGAGTGAGTGTGTTAAGGAAGTAATTGTTTTTTCTCATGTCAGAAAAAAGCTGTTCAGCACATTGACTGTTCACCCAGCCTGCCAATCGAgcatcttttgtgttcttctcATGAAACAGATCATAAAGTGCATAATGTTCAGCTGAACCTGTAACAGGGTGACAGTCTGGGTCCACGTTGTTCTCCTTCTCCTTCAACCAAGGGAGGTTTACTTTCAGTGTTCCTTCAACGGCCTGCTTGATATTTTCTGGAGTGGGCTCTTTTAGTCGTCCCTCATAAGGTCTGAAAGGGATACATTCTGGCTCCCTTAGGTTAGTGTGCGTGGCTAAGCCCCTTGCAAAGTCATAGATATTGATATTTGGGAAATgtttaaaagacaaaagacaATCTGCATAGTCACGTGGAGACTCTGCCTGAATAAGGAACTTCAGCGAATACACAACTCCACAGGGGCATGTGATGACTGCCCAGCCCccgaaagagaaaataaatatgtatgttatgATAATAAATAGGGGTGTGATGGGACAGTTATCCCACaagacgagacgagacacgagactgggttcacgagaatgaGACAAGATTTCTAGATAtttaagaaatcctcaatgatgaaaaatatagggaaaaaataacttttttcaactggataacacaaaatgaaaaaagtacattttgtaatcaaattgcactttatgaaattaaacttctattttaatcaattatatgcagcaataaaaaaacactgcaaaggATATCGCGACATTCTCGCGAGACCAGTCAGATCTTGTGAGATCAAGATCTTCACATCCctagtaataaatatataatcattctAAGCAGtctttaacaaaactatactaaAAGCAATACACTTGAAAAATCAATCAGCTCCATACAGTTAAACAACACCATTCACATGACATGGagtaaaatatttagcaaaatgaaTCCTACCTGAAGCCCCCCAAACCTTCTGGAAAACCTTGTCAAAAGATGACCTGTTTCTCATCTCCTCTCTAAGCCTCACAACAAGATCCATTTTGGAACCGGATGGGTCTAGACCACATTGCTTGCAAAGGCGTCGCACCACATCCACCTGCACATACAAGGttgcaataaaaaaatccaaaagattGATACgtttgtgtaaaaacaaaaacaaaaacaaattaacctTAAGATTGGTAAGCACTTCTTCTAGCCTCTCTTCGGTAACTTCAAGTTCGGCATCTTCAGTAGCTGGTCTTGGCGCGTGCATCTTGGCATACTCAGTATTTAAAACTGTATCTTCTTTTCTGGTGTTGGGACCTATCCAAGGAGCCCAGTAGTTGTATGATGGTGACACCAAAAAAGGATTTTGACAAgcatctgaaatttttttttactatcaataattaaaacagcgaaaacttcaaaatatatacacatttggtTGATACTTTCCTTTGCTCATTTTAGTGTAATgcaattattgtaaaataattgcaATTGAAGCTATGCATTATGCAACTTATGTCTAActctaacaaacaaaataactccTTACTGCCCAACAGGCCCTGGCAAACTATTTCGGCAGTCACGGATTCCCAAAAGTCTTTCATATTGACTCGACCATCATACTCAGGTGGTGGAGCAGGAATGTCACTTActgcaataataattttcaatGAAACAAAgaacatgtatttttaatattattaagtaGCTCTGATTTTGATATGACCTACCAGGCATATTAAATGCCGCCTTTTTGTGAAGATCCATCACAACAACTGCTGGATGGTTGCCACACTTAACACAGGAGTACATGTATTTGTGGTCCGTTTGCTTCAAAATGCATGTACGCATGAAGGATTTTGTCTTTACTTGGAAATTTCTGTTGTGC
Coding sequences:
- the LOC122137828 gene encoding uncharacterized protein LOC122137828, with the translated sequence MQHLKAASYLQYGHQDIGTCVMIATKLVAGNWHLIKNKDIPSQRDSLDCGVFMLMYALYITFEWPFDFTQIDMPYIRECWLNLVLKCMSHEREASSLKEDQMSFMNGCLKEHGIIALPASVLEDIFIHVVLQEGDEAILTLALVCTRFRDLVTREAFRRRVHFLWLDSVTNWSAFSSYYKAEFYKMYRLETCMQCGDTFKNCICVLQF